A single window of Paroedura picta isolate Pp20150507F chromosome 8, Ppicta_v3.0, whole genome shotgun sequence DNA harbors:
- the LOC143842773 gene encoding very long-chain specific acyl-CoA dehydrogenase, mitochondrial-like isoform X5 — translation MWRLIRSRAALEWWRQLWTKSSIRVLLSPSEAVTDQKVRYSRPAGQESTSFVTNLFSGHLVPDNIFPFPSVLSPDQAQSLQAMLEPCARFFQEVNNAAANEELGGIEEATLAGLKEMGCFGLQVPEELGGVGLTNTQYARMVEVVGMHDLGVGISLGAHQSIGFKGILLFGTKRQKEQYLPRLASGESLAAFCLTEPSSGSDAASLQTTAELSPCETFYTLNGGKIWISNGGTAEVFTVFAKTPIKNITTGEVADKISAFIVERSFQGVTSGPPEKKMGIKCSNTAEVHFDNVKVPAENLLGGLGKGFKVAMTILNNGRFGMASALAGTMRGVIHKAVEHAANRKQFGRAISSYGAIQEKLARMAMLLYVTEAMAYVLSANMDASVPDYKLEAAISKVFASEAAWSVTDEALQVLGGMGYMQETGVERVLRDLRIFRIFEGTNDILRLFVALSGLEYAGEGLRSLQRKLSSPVENMEAICMEMVMRAKRKVGIPTGCSLQGRVHPDLDDCTALVRRGLGLTCEGLCTCTMVNPAFQIRRALLSGECLAHAQNSAGASPLEYRGAMPKETGCETTRAN, via the exons ATGTGGCGCCTCATCCGCAGCAGGGCAGCGCTTGAGTGGTGGAGGCAGCTGTGGACAAAGTCCAGCATCAG GGTGCTGCTGTCTCCCTCTGAGGCTGTAACGGATCAAAAAGTGAGGTACTCCCGTCCCGCAGGCCAG GAGTCCACGTCTTTCGTCACCAACTTATTCAGTGGGCACCTGGTCCCCGACAacatcttcccattcccctcag TGCTGTCCCCAGACCAAGCTCAGTCCCTGCAGGCCATGTTGGAGCCTTGTGCCCGCTTCTTCCAG GAGGTGAACAATGCGGCCGCCAATGAGGAGCTGGGGGGCATCGAGGAAGCCACGCTGGCCGGTCTGAAGGAGATGGGCTGTTTTGGGCTCCAAGTGCCGGAGGAGCTGGGGGGGGTCGGGCTGACTAACACACAG tATGCCCGCATGGTGGAAGTGGTTGGGATGCATGACCTGGGCGTGGGCATCAGCCTTGGCGCTCACCAGTCCATCGGCTTCAAGGGCATCTTACTCTTCGGGACCAAGAGGCAGAAGGAACAGTACTTGCCCCGGCTGGCATCTG GGGAGAGCCTCGCTGCCTTTTGCCTGACTGAGCCTTCCAGCGGCTCAGATGCTGCCTCCCTCCAGACGACCGCGGAGCTCAGTCCGTGCGAGACGTTTTACACCTTGAATGGCGGGAAGATTTGGATCAG CAATGGCGGCACAGCTGAGGTCTTCACAGTCTTTGCCAAGACCCCCATTAAAAATATCACCACCGGCGAAGTTGCCGACAAGATCTCTGCCTTCATTGTGGAGCGATCCTTTCAGGGGGTGACCAG CGGGCCCCCTGAGAAGAAGATGGGGATCAAGTGCTCAAACACAGCAGAAGTGCATTTTGACAACGTGAAGGTGCCGGCGGAGAACCTGCTGGGGGGACTGGGCAAAGGGTTCAAAGTGGCCATGACCATTCTCAACAACGGGCGCTTTGGCATGGCCTCCGCCCTGGCAGGCACCATGCGGGGTGTCATCCACAAGGCG GTGGAGCACGCTGCCAACCGGAAGCAGTTTGGAAGGGCCATCAGCAGCTACGGGGCGATCCAGGAGAAACTGGCCCGCATGGCCATGCTGCTCTACGTGACGGAG GCCATGGCCTATGTGCTAAGCGCCAACATGGATGCAAGTGTGCCTGACTACAAGCTGGAGGCTGCTATCAGCAAGGTCTTTGCCTCA GAGGCTGCTTGGAGCGTGACAGATGAGGCCCTCCAGGTGCTAGGGGGGATGGGCTACATGCAG GAGACGGGTGTGGAGCGTGTTCTGCGTGACCTGAGGATCTTCCGCATCTTTGAGGGCACCAATGACATCCTCCGCTTGTTCGTAGCGCTGTCGGGCCTGGAG TATGCTGGGGAGGGGCTCCGTAGCCTGCAAAGAAAGCTCTCCAGCCCAGTGGAGAACATGGAGGCCATCTGCATGGAGATGGTGATGCGAGCCAAACG GAAAGTTGGGATCCCCACCGGCTGCTCTCTGCAGGGAAGAGTACACCCAGACCTGGACGACTGCACTGCCCTGGTGAGAAGAGGCCTCGGGCTGACCTGTGAGGGGCTTTGCACCTGCACGATGGTGAACCCAGCTTTTCAGATTCGCAGAGCTCTTCTGTCCGGAGAATGTTTGGCACACGCACAGAACTCTGCTGGAG CCAGCCCCCTGGAATACAGAGGAGCTATGCCAAAGGAAACAGGATGCGAGACAACTAGAGCAAATTAG
- the LOC143842773 gene encoding very long-chain specific acyl-CoA dehydrogenase, mitochondrial-like isoform X2: protein MWRLIRSRAALEWWRQLWTKSSIRVLLSPSEAVTDQKVRYSRPAGQESTSFVTNLFSGHLVPDNIFPFPSVLSPDQAQSLQAMLEPCARFFQEVNNAAANEELGGIEEATLAGLKEMGCFGLQVPEELGGVGLTNTQGILLFGTKRQKEQYLPRLASGESLAAFCLTEPSSGSDAASLQTTAELSPCETFYTLNGGKIWISNGGTAEVFTVFAKTPIKNITTGEVADKISAFIVERSFQGVTSGPPEKKMGIKCSNTAEVHFDNVKVPAENLLGGLGKGFKVAMTILNNGRFGMASALAGTMRGVIHKAVEHAANRKQFGRAISSYGAIQEKLARMAMLLYVTEAMAYVLSANMDASVPDYKLEAAISKVFASEAAWSVTDEALQVLGGMGYMQETGVERVLRDLRIFRIFEGTNDILRLFVALSGLEYAGEGLRSLQRKLSSPVENMEAICMEMVMRAKRKVGIPTGCSLQGRVHPDLDDCTALVTKAIDLFGEAVESLLLKYGPAVADKQFLLRRLADAAIDSYAMAVALSRASRTLSLQQPTAEHEKLICRAWCQEAFQRVRTSLQEATSPQWERSFDNMKQISGALVHSNGPVATHPLGF from the exons ATGTGGCGCCTCATCCGCAGCAGGGCAGCGCTTGAGTGGTGGAGGCAGCTGTGGACAAAGTCCAGCATCAG GGTGCTGCTGTCTCCCTCTGAGGCTGTAACGGATCAAAAAGTGAGGTACTCCCGTCCCGCAGGCCAG GAGTCCACGTCTTTCGTCACCAACTTATTCAGTGGGCACCTGGTCCCCGACAacatcttcccattcccctcag TGCTGTCCCCAGACCAAGCTCAGTCCCTGCAGGCCATGTTGGAGCCTTGTGCCCGCTTCTTCCAG GAGGTGAACAATGCGGCCGCCAATGAGGAGCTGGGGGGCATCGAGGAAGCCACGCTGGCCGGTCTGAAGGAGATGGGCTGTTTTGGGCTCCAAGTGCCGGAGGAGCTGGGGGGGGTCGGGCTGACTAACACACAG GGCATCTTACTCTTCGGGACCAAGAGGCAGAAGGAACAGTACTTGCCCCGGCTGGCATCTG GGGAGAGCCTCGCTGCCTTTTGCCTGACTGAGCCTTCCAGCGGCTCAGATGCTGCCTCCCTCCAGACGACCGCGGAGCTCAGTCCGTGCGAGACGTTTTACACCTTGAATGGCGGGAAGATTTGGATCAG CAATGGCGGCACAGCTGAGGTCTTCACAGTCTTTGCCAAGACCCCCATTAAAAATATCACCACCGGCGAAGTTGCCGACAAGATCTCTGCCTTCATTGTGGAGCGATCCTTTCAGGGGGTGACCAG CGGGCCCCCTGAGAAGAAGATGGGGATCAAGTGCTCAAACACAGCAGAAGTGCATTTTGACAACGTGAAGGTGCCGGCGGAGAACCTGCTGGGGGGACTGGGCAAAGGGTTCAAAGTGGCCATGACCATTCTCAACAACGGGCGCTTTGGCATGGCCTCCGCCCTGGCAGGCACCATGCGGGGTGTCATCCACAAGGCG GTGGAGCACGCTGCCAACCGGAAGCAGTTTGGAAGGGCCATCAGCAGCTACGGGGCGATCCAGGAGAAACTGGCCCGCATGGCCATGCTGCTCTACGTGACGGAG GCCATGGCCTATGTGCTAAGCGCCAACATGGATGCAAGTGTGCCTGACTACAAGCTGGAGGCTGCTATCAGCAAGGTCTTTGCCTCA GAGGCTGCTTGGAGCGTGACAGATGAGGCCCTCCAGGTGCTAGGGGGGATGGGCTACATGCAG GAGACGGGTGTGGAGCGTGTTCTGCGTGACCTGAGGATCTTCCGCATCTTTGAGGGCACCAATGACATCCTCCGCTTGTTCGTAGCGCTGTCGGGCCTGGAG TATGCTGGGGAGGGGCTCCGTAGCCTGCAAAGAAAGCTCTCCAGCCCAGTGGAGAACATGGAGGCCATCTGCATGGAGATGGTGATGCGAGCCAAACG GAAAGTTGGGATCCCCACCGGCTGCTCTCTGCAGGGAAGAGTACACCCAGACCTGGACGACTGCACTGCCCTG GTCACCAAGGCCATCGATCTGTTTGGGGAAGCCGTGGAGAGCCTCCTGCTGAAATATGGTCCAGCAGTGGCAG ATAAGCAGTTCCTTCTGAGGCGGCTGGCAGATGCTGCCATAGACTCCTACGCCATGGCAGTGGCCCTGTCCAG GGCCAGTCGGACTCTGTCTCTCCAGCAGCCCACCGCTGAGCACGAGAAGCTTATCTGCCGGGCCTGGTGCCAGGAG GCCTTCCAGAGAGTGCGGACATCTCTGCAGGAAGCCACGTCCCCTCAGTGGGAGAGATCTTTTGACAACATGAAGCAGATCTCAGGCGCCCTGGTGCACAGCAATGGTCCCGTGGCCACCCACCCACTGGGCTTCTGA
- the LOC143842773 gene encoding very long-chain specific acyl-CoA dehydrogenase, mitochondrial-like isoform X1 — MWRLIRSRAALEWWRQLWTKSSIRVLLSPSEAVTDQKVRYSRPAGQESTSFVTNLFSGHLVPDNIFPFPSVLSPDQAQSLQAMLEPCARFFQEVNNAAANEELGGIEEATLAGLKEMGCFGLQVPEELGGVGLTNTQYARMVEVVGMHDLGVGISLGAHQSIGFKGILLFGTKRQKEQYLPRLASGESLAAFCLTEPSSGSDAASLQTTAELSPCETFYTLNGGKIWISNGGTAEVFTVFAKTPIKNITTGEVADKISAFIVERSFQGVTSGPPEKKMGIKCSNTAEVHFDNVKVPAENLLGGLGKGFKVAMTILNNGRFGMASALAGTMRGVIHKAVEHAANRKQFGRAISSYGAIQEKLARMAMLLYVTEAMAYVLSANMDASVPDYKLEAAISKVFASEAAWSVTDEALQVLGGMGYMQETGVERVLRDLRIFRIFEGTNDILRLFVALSGLEYAGEGLRSLQRKLSSPVENMEAICMEMVMRAKRKVGIPTGCSLQGRVHPDLDDCTALVTKAIDLFGEAVESLLLKYGPAVADKQFLLRRLADAAIDSYAMAVALSRASRTLSLQQPTAEHEKLICRAWCQEAFQRVRTSLQEATSPQWERSFDNMKQISGALVHSNGPVATHPLGF, encoded by the exons ATGTGGCGCCTCATCCGCAGCAGGGCAGCGCTTGAGTGGTGGAGGCAGCTGTGGACAAAGTCCAGCATCAG GGTGCTGCTGTCTCCCTCTGAGGCTGTAACGGATCAAAAAGTGAGGTACTCCCGTCCCGCAGGCCAG GAGTCCACGTCTTTCGTCACCAACTTATTCAGTGGGCACCTGGTCCCCGACAacatcttcccattcccctcag TGCTGTCCCCAGACCAAGCTCAGTCCCTGCAGGCCATGTTGGAGCCTTGTGCCCGCTTCTTCCAG GAGGTGAACAATGCGGCCGCCAATGAGGAGCTGGGGGGCATCGAGGAAGCCACGCTGGCCGGTCTGAAGGAGATGGGCTGTTTTGGGCTCCAAGTGCCGGAGGAGCTGGGGGGGGTCGGGCTGACTAACACACAG tATGCCCGCATGGTGGAAGTGGTTGGGATGCATGACCTGGGCGTGGGCATCAGCCTTGGCGCTCACCAGTCCATCGGCTTCAAGGGCATCTTACTCTTCGGGACCAAGAGGCAGAAGGAACAGTACTTGCCCCGGCTGGCATCTG GGGAGAGCCTCGCTGCCTTTTGCCTGACTGAGCCTTCCAGCGGCTCAGATGCTGCCTCCCTCCAGACGACCGCGGAGCTCAGTCCGTGCGAGACGTTTTACACCTTGAATGGCGGGAAGATTTGGATCAG CAATGGCGGCACAGCTGAGGTCTTCACAGTCTTTGCCAAGACCCCCATTAAAAATATCACCACCGGCGAAGTTGCCGACAAGATCTCTGCCTTCATTGTGGAGCGATCCTTTCAGGGGGTGACCAG CGGGCCCCCTGAGAAGAAGATGGGGATCAAGTGCTCAAACACAGCAGAAGTGCATTTTGACAACGTGAAGGTGCCGGCGGAGAACCTGCTGGGGGGACTGGGCAAAGGGTTCAAAGTGGCCATGACCATTCTCAACAACGGGCGCTTTGGCATGGCCTCCGCCCTGGCAGGCACCATGCGGGGTGTCATCCACAAGGCG GTGGAGCACGCTGCCAACCGGAAGCAGTTTGGAAGGGCCATCAGCAGCTACGGGGCGATCCAGGAGAAACTGGCCCGCATGGCCATGCTGCTCTACGTGACGGAG GCCATGGCCTATGTGCTAAGCGCCAACATGGATGCAAGTGTGCCTGACTACAAGCTGGAGGCTGCTATCAGCAAGGTCTTTGCCTCA GAGGCTGCTTGGAGCGTGACAGATGAGGCCCTCCAGGTGCTAGGGGGGATGGGCTACATGCAG GAGACGGGTGTGGAGCGTGTTCTGCGTGACCTGAGGATCTTCCGCATCTTTGAGGGCACCAATGACATCCTCCGCTTGTTCGTAGCGCTGTCGGGCCTGGAG TATGCTGGGGAGGGGCTCCGTAGCCTGCAAAGAAAGCTCTCCAGCCCAGTGGAGAACATGGAGGCCATCTGCATGGAGATGGTGATGCGAGCCAAACG GAAAGTTGGGATCCCCACCGGCTGCTCTCTGCAGGGAAGAGTACACCCAGACCTGGACGACTGCACTGCCCTG GTCACCAAGGCCATCGATCTGTTTGGGGAAGCCGTGGAGAGCCTCCTGCTGAAATATGGTCCAGCAGTGGCAG ATAAGCAGTTCCTTCTGAGGCGGCTGGCAGATGCTGCCATAGACTCCTACGCCATGGCAGTGGCCCTGTCCAG GGCCAGTCGGACTCTGTCTCTCCAGCAGCCCACCGCTGAGCACGAGAAGCTTATCTGCCGGGCCTGGTGCCAGGAG GCCTTCCAGAGAGTGCGGACATCTCTGCAGGAAGCCACGTCCCCTCAGTGGGAGAGATCTTTTGACAACATGAAGCAGATCTCAGGCGCCCTGGTGCACAGCAATGGTCCCGTGGCCACCCACCCACTGGGCTTCTGA
- the LOC143842773 gene encoding very long-chain specific acyl-CoA dehydrogenase, mitochondrial-like isoform X3, which produces MWRLIRSRAALEWWRQLWTKSSIRVLLSPSEAVTDQKVRYSRPAGQESTSFVTNLFSGHLVPDNIFPFPSVLSPDQAQSLQAMLEPCARFFQEVNNAAANEELGGIEEATLAGLKEMGCFGLQVPEELGGVGLTNTQYARMVEVVGMHDLGVGISLGAHQSIGFKGILLFGTKRQKEQYLPRLASGESLAAFCLTEPSSGSDAASLQTTAELSPCETFYTLNGGKIWISNGGTAEVFTVFAKTPIKNITTGEVADKISAFIVERSFQGVTSGPPEKKMGIKCSNTAEVHFDNVKVPAENLLGGLGKGFKVAMTILNNGRFGMASALAGTMRGVIHKAVEHAANRKQFGRAISSYGAIQEKLARMAMLLYVTEEAAWSVTDEALQVLGGMGYMQETGVERVLRDLRIFRIFEGTNDILRLFVALSGLEYAGEGLRSLQRKLSSPVENMEAICMEMVMRAKRKVGIPTGCSLQGRVHPDLDDCTALVTKAIDLFGEAVESLLLKYGPAVADKQFLLRRLADAAIDSYAMAVALSRASRTLSLQQPTAEHEKLICRAWCQEAFQRVRTSLQEATSPQWERSFDNMKQISGALVHSNGPVATHPLGF; this is translated from the exons ATGTGGCGCCTCATCCGCAGCAGGGCAGCGCTTGAGTGGTGGAGGCAGCTGTGGACAAAGTCCAGCATCAG GGTGCTGCTGTCTCCCTCTGAGGCTGTAACGGATCAAAAAGTGAGGTACTCCCGTCCCGCAGGCCAG GAGTCCACGTCTTTCGTCACCAACTTATTCAGTGGGCACCTGGTCCCCGACAacatcttcccattcccctcag TGCTGTCCCCAGACCAAGCTCAGTCCCTGCAGGCCATGTTGGAGCCTTGTGCCCGCTTCTTCCAG GAGGTGAACAATGCGGCCGCCAATGAGGAGCTGGGGGGCATCGAGGAAGCCACGCTGGCCGGTCTGAAGGAGATGGGCTGTTTTGGGCTCCAAGTGCCGGAGGAGCTGGGGGGGGTCGGGCTGACTAACACACAG tATGCCCGCATGGTGGAAGTGGTTGGGATGCATGACCTGGGCGTGGGCATCAGCCTTGGCGCTCACCAGTCCATCGGCTTCAAGGGCATCTTACTCTTCGGGACCAAGAGGCAGAAGGAACAGTACTTGCCCCGGCTGGCATCTG GGGAGAGCCTCGCTGCCTTTTGCCTGACTGAGCCTTCCAGCGGCTCAGATGCTGCCTCCCTCCAGACGACCGCGGAGCTCAGTCCGTGCGAGACGTTTTACACCTTGAATGGCGGGAAGATTTGGATCAG CAATGGCGGCACAGCTGAGGTCTTCACAGTCTTTGCCAAGACCCCCATTAAAAATATCACCACCGGCGAAGTTGCCGACAAGATCTCTGCCTTCATTGTGGAGCGATCCTTTCAGGGGGTGACCAG CGGGCCCCCTGAGAAGAAGATGGGGATCAAGTGCTCAAACACAGCAGAAGTGCATTTTGACAACGTGAAGGTGCCGGCGGAGAACCTGCTGGGGGGACTGGGCAAAGGGTTCAAAGTGGCCATGACCATTCTCAACAACGGGCGCTTTGGCATGGCCTCCGCCCTGGCAGGCACCATGCGGGGTGTCATCCACAAGGCG GTGGAGCACGCTGCCAACCGGAAGCAGTTTGGAAGGGCCATCAGCAGCTACGGGGCGATCCAGGAGAAACTGGCCCGCATGGCCATGCTGCTCTACGTGACGGAG GAGGCTGCTTGGAGCGTGACAGATGAGGCCCTCCAGGTGCTAGGGGGGATGGGCTACATGCAG GAGACGGGTGTGGAGCGTGTTCTGCGTGACCTGAGGATCTTCCGCATCTTTGAGGGCACCAATGACATCCTCCGCTTGTTCGTAGCGCTGTCGGGCCTGGAG TATGCTGGGGAGGGGCTCCGTAGCCTGCAAAGAAAGCTCTCCAGCCCAGTGGAGAACATGGAGGCCATCTGCATGGAGATGGTGATGCGAGCCAAACG GAAAGTTGGGATCCCCACCGGCTGCTCTCTGCAGGGAAGAGTACACCCAGACCTGGACGACTGCACTGCCCTG GTCACCAAGGCCATCGATCTGTTTGGGGAAGCCGTGGAGAGCCTCCTGCTGAAATATGGTCCAGCAGTGGCAG ATAAGCAGTTCCTTCTGAGGCGGCTGGCAGATGCTGCCATAGACTCCTACGCCATGGCAGTGGCCCTGTCCAG GGCCAGTCGGACTCTGTCTCTCCAGCAGCCCACCGCTGAGCACGAGAAGCTTATCTGCCGGGCCTGGTGCCAGGAG GCCTTCCAGAGAGTGCGGACATCTCTGCAGGAAGCCACGTCCCCTCAGTGGGAGAGATCTTTTGACAACATGAAGCAGATCTCAGGCGCCCTGGTGCACAGCAATGGTCCCGTGGCCACCCACCCACTGGGCTTCTGA
- the LOC143842773 gene encoding very long-chain specific acyl-CoA dehydrogenase, mitochondrial-like isoform X4 codes for MWRLIRSRAALEWWRQLWTKSSIRVLLSPSEAVTDQKVRYSRPAGQESTSFVTNLFSGHLVPDNIFPFPSVLSPDQAQSLQAMLEPCARFFQEVNNAAANEELGGIEEATLAGLKEMGCFGLQVPEELGGVGLTNTQYARMVEVVGMHDLGVGISLGAHQSIGFKGILLFGTKRQKEQYLPRLASGESLAAFCLTEPSSGSDAASLQTTAELSPCETFYTLNGGKIWISGPPEKKMGIKCSNTAEVHFDNVKVPAENLLGGLGKGFKVAMTILNNGRFGMASALAGTMRGVIHKAVEHAANRKQFGRAISSYGAIQEKLARMAMLLYVTEAMAYVLSANMDASVPDYKLEAAISKVFASEAAWSVTDEALQVLGGMGYMQETGVERVLRDLRIFRIFEGTNDILRLFVALSGLEYAGEGLRSLQRKLSSPVENMEAICMEMVMRAKRKVGIPTGCSLQGRVHPDLDDCTALVTKAIDLFGEAVESLLLKYGPAVADKQFLLRRLADAAIDSYAMAVALSRASRTLSLQQPTAEHEKLICRAWCQEAFQRVRTSLQEATSPQWERSFDNMKQISGALVHSNGPVATHPLGF; via the exons ATGTGGCGCCTCATCCGCAGCAGGGCAGCGCTTGAGTGGTGGAGGCAGCTGTGGACAAAGTCCAGCATCAG GGTGCTGCTGTCTCCCTCTGAGGCTGTAACGGATCAAAAAGTGAGGTACTCCCGTCCCGCAGGCCAG GAGTCCACGTCTTTCGTCACCAACTTATTCAGTGGGCACCTGGTCCCCGACAacatcttcccattcccctcag TGCTGTCCCCAGACCAAGCTCAGTCCCTGCAGGCCATGTTGGAGCCTTGTGCCCGCTTCTTCCAG GAGGTGAACAATGCGGCCGCCAATGAGGAGCTGGGGGGCATCGAGGAAGCCACGCTGGCCGGTCTGAAGGAGATGGGCTGTTTTGGGCTCCAAGTGCCGGAGGAGCTGGGGGGGGTCGGGCTGACTAACACACAG tATGCCCGCATGGTGGAAGTGGTTGGGATGCATGACCTGGGCGTGGGCATCAGCCTTGGCGCTCACCAGTCCATCGGCTTCAAGGGCATCTTACTCTTCGGGACCAAGAGGCAGAAGGAACAGTACTTGCCCCGGCTGGCATCTG GGGAGAGCCTCGCTGCCTTTTGCCTGACTGAGCCTTCCAGCGGCTCAGATGCTGCCTCCCTCCAGACGACCGCGGAGCTCAGTCCGTGCGAGACGTTTTACACCTTGAATGGCGGGAAGATTTGGATCAG CGGGCCCCCTGAGAAGAAGATGGGGATCAAGTGCTCAAACACAGCAGAAGTGCATTTTGACAACGTGAAGGTGCCGGCGGAGAACCTGCTGGGGGGACTGGGCAAAGGGTTCAAAGTGGCCATGACCATTCTCAACAACGGGCGCTTTGGCATGGCCTCCGCCCTGGCAGGCACCATGCGGGGTGTCATCCACAAGGCG GTGGAGCACGCTGCCAACCGGAAGCAGTTTGGAAGGGCCATCAGCAGCTACGGGGCGATCCAGGAGAAACTGGCCCGCATGGCCATGCTGCTCTACGTGACGGAG GCCATGGCCTATGTGCTAAGCGCCAACATGGATGCAAGTGTGCCTGACTACAAGCTGGAGGCTGCTATCAGCAAGGTCTTTGCCTCA GAGGCTGCTTGGAGCGTGACAGATGAGGCCCTCCAGGTGCTAGGGGGGATGGGCTACATGCAG GAGACGGGTGTGGAGCGTGTTCTGCGTGACCTGAGGATCTTCCGCATCTTTGAGGGCACCAATGACATCCTCCGCTTGTTCGTAGCGCTGTCGGGCCTGGAG TATGCTGGGGAGGGGCTCCGTAGCCTGCAAAGAAAGCTCTCCAGCCCAGTGGAGAACATGGAGGCCATCTGCATGGAGATGGTGATGCGAGCCAAACG GAAAGTTGGGATCCCCACCGGCTGCTCTCTGCAGGGAAGAGTACACCCAGACCTGGACGACTGCACTGCCCTG GTCACCAAGGCCATCGATCTGTTTGGGGAAGCCGTGGAGAGCCTCCTGCTGAAATATGGTCCAGCAGTGGCAG ATAAGCAGTTCCTTCTGAGGCGGCTGGCAGATGCTGCCATAGACTCCTACGCCATGGCAGTGGCCCTGTCCAG GGCCAGTCGGACTCTGTCTCTCCAGCAGCCCACCGCTGAGCACGAGAAGCTTATCTGCCGGGCCTGGTGCCAGGAG GCCTTCCAGAGAGTGCGGACATCTCTGCAGGAAGCCACGTCCCCTCAGTGGGAGAGATCTTTTGACAACATGAAGCAGATCTCAGGCGCCCTGGTGCACAGCAATGGTCCCGTGGCCACCCACCCACTGGGCTTCTGA
- the LOC143842773 gene encoding very long-chain specific acyl-CoA dehydrogenase, mitochondrial-like isoform X7: protein MWRLIRSRAALEWWRQLWTKSSIRVLLSPSEAVTDQKVRYSRPAGQESTSFVTNLFSGHLVPDNIFPFPSVLSPDQAQSLQAMLEPCARFFQEVNNAAANEELGGIEEATLAGLKEMGCFGLQVPEELGGVGLTNTQYARMVEVVGMHDLGVGISLGAHQSIGFKGILLFGTKRQKEQYLPRLASGESLAAFCLTEPSSGSDAASLQTTAELSPCETFYTLNGGKIWISNGGTAEVFTVFAKTPIKNITTGEVADKISAFIVERSFQGVTSGPPEKKMGIKCSNTAEVHFDNVKVPAENLLGGLGKGFKVAMTILNNGRFGMASALAGTMRGVIHKAVEHAANRKQFGRAISSYGAIQEKLARMAMLLYVTEAMAYVLSANMDASVPDYKLEAAISKVFASEAAWSVTDEALQVLGGMGYMQETGVERVLRDLRIFRIFEGTNDILRLFVALSGLEYAGEGLRSLQRKLSSPVENMEAICMEMVMRAKRKVGIPTGCSLQGRVHPDLDDCTALGWKWN, encoded by the exons ATGTGGCGCCTCATCCGCAGCAGGGCAGCGCTTGAGTGGTGGAGGCAGCTGTGGACAAAGTCCAGCATCAG GGTGCTGCTGTCTCCCTCTGAGGCTGTAACGGATCAAAAAGTGAGGTACTCCCGTCCCGCAGGCCAG GAGTCCACGTCTTTCGTCACCAACTTATTCAGTGGGCACCTGGTCCCCGACAacatcttcccattcccctcag TGCTGTCCCCAGACCAAGCTCAGTCCCTGCAGGCCATGTTGGAGCCTTGTGCCCGCTTCTTCCAG GAGGTGAACAATGCGGCCGCCAATGAGGAGCTGGGGGGCATCGAGGAAGCCACGCTGGCCGGTCTGAAGGAGATGGGCTGTTTTGGGCTCCAAGTGCCGGAGGAGCTGGGGGGGGTCGGGCTGACTAACACACAG tATGCCCGCATGGTGGAAGTGGTTGGGATGCATGACCTGGGCGTGGGCATCAGCCTTGGCGCTCACCAGTCCATCGGCTTCAAGGGCATCTTACTCTTCGGGACCAAGAGGCAGAAGGAACAGTACTTGCCCCGGCTGGCATCTG GGGAGAGCCTCGCTGCCTTTTGCCTGACTGAGCCTTCCAGCGGCTCAGATGCTGCCTCCCTCCAGACGACCGCGGAGCTCAGTCCGTGCGAGACGTTTTACACCTTGAATGGCGGGAAGATTTGGATCAG CAATGGCGGCACAGCTGAGGTCTTCACAGTCTTTGCCAAGACCCCCATTAAAAATATCACCACCGGCGAAGTTGCCGACAAGATCTCTGCCTTCATTGTGGAGCGATCCTTTCAGGGGGTGACCAG CGGGCCCCCTGAGAAGAAGATGGGGATCAAGTGCTCAAACACAGCAGAAGTGCATTTTGACAACGTGAAGGTGCCGGCGGAGAACCTGCTGGGGGGACTGGGCAAAGGGTTCAAAGTGGCCATGACCATTCTCAACAACGGGCGCTTTGGCATGGCCTCCGCCCTGGCAGGCACCATGCGGGGTGTCATCCACAAGGCG GTGGAGCACGCTGCCAACCGGAAGCAGTTTGGAAGGGCCATCAGCAGCTACGGGGCGATCCAGGAGAAACTGGCCCGCATGGCCATGCTGCTCTACGTGACGGAG GCCATGGCCTATGTGCTAAGCGCCAACATGGATGCAAGTGTGCCTGACTACAAGCTGGAGGCTGCTATCAGCAAGGTCTTTGCCTCA GAGGCTGCTTGGAGCGTGACAGATGAGGCCCTCCAGGTGCTAGGGGGGATGGGCTACATGCAG GAGACGGGTGTGGAGCGTGTTCTGCGTGACCTGAGGATCTTCCGCATCTTTGAGGGCACCAATGACATCCTCCGCTTGTTCGTAGCGCTGTCGGGCCTGGAG TATGCTGGGGAGGGGCTCCGTAGCCTGCAAAGAAAGCTCTCCAGCCCAGTGGAGAACATGGAGGCCATCTGCATGGAGATGGTGATGCGAGCCAAACG GAAAGTTGGGATCCCCACCGGCTGCTCTCTGCAGGGAAGAGTACACCCAGACCTGGACGACTGCACTGCCCTG GGCTGGAAGTGGAACTGA